One Archangium violaceum genomic window, CTGCCCGATGGCGCCCAGAAGTTCGACGAGGCCGCCGACTCCCTCGGTGACGTCCAGGCCGCGCTGGCGGCGCTGCCCTCCGCCCGCGTCGTGGGCTCGCACGATGACGGTCTCCCCTTCATGATCGAGGGCCGGCTGAGCGGGGCCCAGAGCCTCGCCGCGGGCTCGTCGCTGTCGAACATCGCCGCGGTGTTCCGCCTGCAGTCCTCGGATCTGGTGACGAAGAGCATCCGCACGGACGAGCAGGGCAACACCCACATCCGCTACAGCCAGACGAAGAACGGGCTGCCGGTGCTCGGTGGCGAGCTCATCGTCCACCAGGACATCGAGGGCGTCATCTTCGCGGCCAACGGTTCGGCGCGTGACGGCGAGCTGGCTCCCGCCAAGGCGCGCATCGACTCGAGCGCCGCGGGGATCGCCGCCCTGAACGCCACCACGGGCCGCCACCTGGAGATCGAGGGCGCGCCGCGCCTGGCGTACGTGCGCTCCAGCAAGGACAACAAGCTGAAGCTGATCTACGAGGTGGTGGTGACGGGCGAGGGCCTGGATCTGCCCATCCGGGATCACGTGTACGTGAGCGCGCAGGATGGCTCCATCGAGGGGGTGGCCACGGACATCCACTCGGCGCTCAACCGCGCGGTGTACTCGGCCAACAACGGCACCAGCCTGCCGGGTACCCTCAAGCGCTCCGAGGGGGGCGCGACCACGGGTGACTCCCACGTCGACGAGAACTACGGTCACCTGGGCACCACCTACAACTGCTACAAGACCAACTTCAACCGCGACTCGTACAACAACGCGGGCGCGCAGCTGAAGAGCACGGTGCACTACAGCACCAACTACACCAACGCCTTCTGGAACGGCAGCCAGATGGTGTACGGCGACAGCAACGGCACGGACTCCGCGCCGCTGGGCAAGTCGCTGGACGTGACGGTGCACGAGCTGACCCACGCGGTGACCAGCTCCGAGTCCAACCTCACCTACTCCAAAGAGTCCGGCGCGCTCAACGAGGGCATGAGCGACATCTTCAGCGCGTACTGCGAGGCATGGACGAAGGGCTGGACGGTGGACGCGGCGGTCTGGAAGATCGGCGACGACGTGTGGACGCCGAACATCGCGGGTGACGCGCTCCGCTACATGAACAACCCGACGCAGGACGGCTCGTCCTACGACTACTACCCCGAGCGCTACACGGGCACCTCCGACAACGGCGGCGTGCACTGGAACTCGGGTATCGCCAACCTGTCCTTCTACCTGCTGAGCCAGGGCGGTACGCACCCGCGCGGCAAGACGAGCACCGTCGTGACGGGCATCGGCGTCCAGAAGGCCGGCGCCATCTTCTACAAGGCGAACGTGGACCTCTTCACGTCGTCCACCACCTTCGCCCAGGCGAAGACGTACACGGAGTCGGCCGCCGCGACGCTCTACGGCTCCGGCTCGGCCGAGCAGGCCGCGGTGACCAAGGCCTGGCAGGCGGTGGGCGTGGGCGTGGCGGTCGCGTCCACCCCGCTGAGCAACGGCGTGGCGATCACCGGCATCTCGGGCGCCTCGGGCTCGGAGAAGCACTACTACCTGGACGTCCCGTCCGGTAAGGCGGTGACCTTCACGCTGAGCGGTGGCTCGGGTGACGCGGACATGTACGTGAAGTTCGGCTCGCAGCCGACCACGTCCTCGTACGACTGCCGCCCGTACAAGAGCGGCAACAGCGAGACGTGCTCCTTCGCCGCGAAGACCACCTCTGGCCGCTACAACGTGATGCTGCGCGGCTACAGCTCCTACTCCAGCACCTCGCTCAAGGGCCAGTACTAGTCCCGAGCACGCTGAACGCGAGCTGAGCTGAACGGCCCCTGGGAGGCACTGCCTCCCGGGGGTTTCGTTCTGCGGGAGGGGAGGCACCGGAATCCGACGCGAGGTGCAGCCGGGCCTTCCCGTGGAGCCGGGAAGGGTGTAGGTGCGGCGGACCGTATGGCTTCCCCCCGACCCTTGCGCGACGCGGACCTCTCCCGGGTGGAAGGGGTCTTCACCGATGTCGACGGCACCCTGACCACCTCGCACCGGATGCTCTCCACCACCGTGCGGGCGCTCGAGCGCCTGGCGGACGCTGGCCTCAAGCTGGTGCTGGTGACCGGACGCCCGGCGGGCTGGGCCGAGGCCTGGGCTCGCACGTTGCCGGTGGAGGGCGTCGTCGCGGAGAACGGGGGTTTGTTCTTCCTGCGGGGGCCCGCGGGTAGGTTGCGCAAGGTGTACGCCGAGTTTCCGCGCGTCCGGGAGTCGAACCGGCGGCGGCTGGAGGCGGAGGTGGCGGCCGTGCTGCGACAGGTACCGGGCGCGCGCCTGTCCGTGGACAGCGCCTACACCGAGGTGGACCTGGCGGTGGACTACAACGAGGAGGCGCGGCTGGGCGAGCAGGGGGCCGAGCGGATCGAGGCGCTGCTGCGGGCGCGTGGGGTGACGGCGGTGCGCTCGTCGGTGCACATCAACTGCTGGCTGGGCCGCTTCGACAAGCGCTCCGCGGTGCGCCGCTTCCTGAAGCTCGCCTGGGGGCTGCGGCTGGAGCCGGGGGATGGGCGCTTCGTGTATGCCGGGGATAGTTTCAACGATGCCCCGATGTTTGGAGAGTTCGCCCTGAGTGTCGGGGTGGCCAACGTGCGGCGGGTGCTGGAGCGCATCGACACGCCGCCGGCCTTCATCACCCGGGCGGAGGAGGGGCGGGGCTTCGAGGAGCTGGCCCGCGCCATTCTCGCCCAACGGGCCCGCCGGGCCCCTCGTCGAGGAGTGGGATCGTGAACGTCGTCAAGCTGGAGCTGGCCCCGGGACTGGGCCGTCACCTGCGCGCGGGGCACCCGTGGGTCTTCCGCAAGGCGCTGGACAAGGTGCCGAAGATTCCCCCCGGCAGCGTGGTGGACCTGGCCGAGAACGGGAAGTTCGTGGCGCGCGGGTACTTCGATCCGTACTCGGCCATCGCGGTGCGCGTGCTGACGCGCAACCCGCGGCAGAACATCGACGCGGCCTTCTTCGCGCAGCGGGTGAAGCAGGCGCTGGCCGAGCGGCGATCCCTGATCGACCTGACCGACACGGACAGCTTCCGGTTGATCCACGGCGAGGGGGATGGGCTGCCGGGCGTGGTGTTGGATCTCTATGGCCGGTACGCGGTGCTGAAGCTGTACTCGGCGGGGCTCACGCCGTACCGGGGGCTCATCGTCGAGGCGCTGAAGGCGGCGGTGCCGGAGCTCAAGGGGCTCATCGGCCGGGACGAGGTGGGCCGGGACGACGCGGAGGACGACGAGGGCCGGGGCTCGGGGCGGATGCTCTGGGGCGAGAAGGCGCCGGAGGTGCTGGAGATCCTCGAGCGGGGCGCGAAGTTCGGCGTGGATGCGTGGCGCGGGCAGAAGACGGGCTTCTTCCTGGACCAGCGGGAGAACCGCTTCCTCATCCGGCGGCTGGCCAAGGGGAGGGACGTGCTCAACTGCTTCTGCTTCAGCGGCGGGTTCTCGGTGAACGCGGCGCTGGGTGGGGCCAAGAGCGTGTTCTCCGTGGATCTGGATCCGGATGCCGTGGCGCTGGCGCGGGAGAACTTCACGCGCAACGGGCTGCCGGCGGAGAAGTACGACTTCCTGGCCGCGGACGTGTTCAAGCTGCTGGCGTCCTTCCGGGAGGAGGGGAGGACGTTCGATCTGATCATCCTGGACCCGCCCGCGTTCGCGAAGAGCCAGAAGGCGGTGCAGGCGGCGATCGACGGGTATGCGTCGCTGAACCGTCAGGCCTTGGGACTGCTGCGGCCCGGGGGCCTGTTGGCGACGGCCTCGTGCTCGGCGCGCGTGGGTCCGGAGGCGTTCCTGGGCGCGGTGAAGGAGGCGGCCTTCAAGGCGGGGGTGGATCTCGCCATGGTGGAGGAGCGCTACCAGCCGCCGGACCATCCGATCCGGCTCCAGTTCCCCGAGGGCCGCTACCTGAAGTTCTACGTGATGGCATCCGTGTAGCCGGCGCGCGCGAGTCCGCGGGGCTCGCGCGTCTCACACGTCGATCCGGTACACCGTGCGGGATGGCTCCACGACGGAGGGCAGGTGCCGGACGCGGAAGCGCTCCTGCGCCGACAGGCCGATGGTGTCCCCGTCCTTCAGCACGGGCCCGTGGTCCAGCAGGTAGTGGGCGAAGTTGAAGGCCCGGTCCACGAGCTCCGCCGGCTTCGTCCGGCACGCCACCAACTCCAGCTCCATGAGCTCGAAGCTCTTCATGCCCGAGGTGCACAGCGTGAAGGAGCCATCGGGGTTGCGCGCGAGTTGGAAGGCGAGCCACAGGTAGAGGGGGAGCCGTTCGCGCGAGGTGCGCCGGGTCTCCTCGATGAAGTCCTCCGGTGCGTTCACCACCGGGCCCTCGCCCCAGTACACGCCGGAGGCATCGGCCGTGGCGGCCACCGCGGCCACCACCCGGGTGAGCAGGAGCATCGTCGAGACGCGGTCCAACCCGGGCGCCAGCACGGCGACGAGGACGTGCCCCAGGTGGGCCTTCAACCGCTCCGTGGCCTCGGGCCAGTGCCACGCGGCGCGCGCCGGACCTTCCAGGTCACCCCACGGAATGGGGGAGCGCATCAGCGAGAGGGTGACGACGGCGCCGTCCAGCTCGAAGCTCAGCGTGTCATCCTCGTGGCGGATTTCCTTCGGGCGCGGCAGGTCCTTCCAGTTGTCCTGCAGGAAGGCCAGCAGGGCGCCTTCGGGAATCGGCCTCGCCCGATCGAGCGTGACCATCGCGAGGCCCACGTTGCGCCGCGGCTTCGGCGCGTCCACGTCCACCGACTTCCTCCGCAAGAAACCCATCCATCCTCCTCACCCCACGCCGGAGCAGCGCCTTGGATGACCGCTCGGGTGGGGACGCGCGAGCCCATGTCGGAGGTGGGTGATAGCAATGAGCGGTGTGGGAGGGGAAGGGCGATGGAGCGGAACCGTGTCCAACGCGGCGGCCTCGCGGGCGTACTACGCGGCCTACCATGGGATTACGTCATGGATGACTTGACGGTCGAATTGGTGAGGGAGGCTGTGGGAGACAGGCCCGTGCGGTGGACGGATCACCGGACCACGAAGGGCGACTTTCCGGGACGCGACTGGGCCCTGGAGATCTTCGACGTGCCCTTCTCCGAGCAACGCGAGCTTCACGGTCGCCTGTTCCTGGGAATCATGAGACAGGCTCATCTTCCACACCCCAGAGAACACGGACCGGTACTACGCCTGGGTCCGCGAGGAGCACGCGGCGGAAATGGCCGGAGCGACCTGACGTCGCTTCCAGGCGGGCCATTCCACCGTCGTTCGCGGGGGTGATGGCCCGTCCTGCCGAGGCCTTCGTCCTCAGTGCTTGAACACGCGCGAGGCGACGCGGTCCAGCACCTCGTCGCCCCACACGAGACTCGCCTGGGTGAGGCGCCGCATGTCCTCCTTGAAGGCCGCGTCCTGTGGCACCGTGGAGTAGGTACGGCTCAGGAAGAGGCTCTTGTTCTCGGGTTCGTAGTCCACCGCGCCACCGCCGGTGTCCGTGCCGGACTTCTCCTCGGCGCGGAAGCCCTCGAGGACGCCGGGCTTGGGGGGATCGCGGAACTTGTAGACGAGCGCGCTCGCCTCGAGCGCCTGCGTGTCCGAGTGGTACTCGAAGTAGAGCTGCGCATCGCCGAGCACCGCTCCACCGAATCCCTGCGGGTTGAGGCCTTCGCTCGGCTGCCCGAGGGACTTCATGAACGCCTGCACCAGTCGTTGCGCTTCGTCGCGGGTCATGGGTCCTCCGCCTCCAGGAGGCGTCGTTCTTCCGACGGCACGTTAGCAGCAGCCCACGCGGCATCGCGAGCAATGCGGCCCGGGATGACCGCCGGGGTCGGGGTGGGCTGCCCCATGTCAGAGGTGGGCGGTAGGAAGGGCGGAGGTGGAGGGGAAGGGCGATGGAACGGAAGGCGTGGGAGAACCTGGCGGCGGCGCGTGTGCTTCTGGACGTTGAGGAGCCGTGCCCCAATGCGGCGGCTTCACGGGCGTACTACGCGGCCTACCATGCGTGCTGGCATGCGATGAACGAAGTGGGTATCCCTACTCCAGAAGTCAGGTCCGGTGTATATTACTTCCTGCATGAGCCTCTGCCGTACGAGGCACGTAGGACCGGGGTGCTCGATGACTGGACGAGCCAGGAGTTGTTCGACCTGCGCGAGCTACGGATCGCCGCGGACTATCTGGAGGAAGACGTGACGGTCGAGGATGCCTGGGAGGCACTGAAGGCGGCCACGGTCATTGTCCGGCATGTGCTTGGGGAGGAGCCCACATGGTGAACGAACGAGAGGAGATCCGCCGGCAGGTGAGGGAGATCGTCGGGAAGCGGCCCGTGAGGTGGACGGACCACCGGACCACGAAGGGCGACTTCCCGGGCCGGGATTGGGCCCTGGAGATTTTCGACGTGCCTTCCTCCGAGCGCCGGGAACTCATCCACCGCCTCTGGGGACTGTTGACGAGTCTCTGGGACGAGAGGCGTCTGGCGCTCACCGTCCTCTTCCACACCCCGGAGAACACGGATCGGTACTATGCGTGGGTCCGCGAGGAGCACGCGGCGGAAATGGCGGGAGCGACCTGATATGCGACAGCTGGGAACCGTGGTGCTGTTCACCGTGCTCGCCGGTTGTGGAGGGGGCGAGGAGATCCGGCGCTACCGCGTGGCGGTGGATCCCGCGCCTCTCTCGGCGCTTCCGGCCTCCTGTTATCTCGGGGGGACGCCGCCCTCGCCGCGGGTGGAGGAGCGCAACCTCTACCGCGATTTCATCTGGACCGTCTGGGAGGCCGGGAGCTCCGATCGGGCCTTCCTGGAGATGGACTCTCCCGAGGGCGGCTGGCGGCTCGGGGACGCCCCGCCGGTGAGGCTCTCGGGGGCCATCGCCGGGAGCGGAGACTCCTTCTCGGCCGAGCGGGTGCTGGTATCGGCCGACGGTCAGGAGCTGGAGTCCACGGCCCTGCGCATCGTTTTCGAGGACCTGGACACCCTTTCCCGGGGCGTGGTGGAGCTCAAGTCGAGCTGTGCCTCGTGCGCGGGGGGCAGCCCCCTGTCCTGCGAGGCCCGGCTGTCGTTCACTGCCCGGGAGGAAGCGCTCCAGGAGTGAAGCGCGCGGACCCACTCCGGGTTAATCTCCAGGCCCTCTATGGTCCTCAAAGGTCAGTTCCTCGAGCGTCCCACGCTCATCCCCCTGGGGTCCGAGGTGATGGAAGGCATGGCGCATCGGGGTGATGAACGCCCCCCGCTGCTCGTCCTCCCGCCCCGTCCCGAGGACGGGGGCGGCATGGACCATGTCATCGGCGCCGAGCTGGCCTTCGCCGCGTCCTCGGCCGGCCACCCCACCTTGCGCTTCAACTACCGCGGCGTCGGCGGGAGCCAGGGGACTCGGGGCTCGGGCGAGGCGCTGGTCCAGGACGCCGGGGCCGCCCTGGAGGTGGCGCTGGAGAATGCCCATGCCCCCGCCGTGGCGGTGGCCGCGCTCCATGGGAGTGCCCGGGTCGCCCTCGCGCTTCGCGCGCACCATCCCGAGGTGGCGGGCCTGTGTCTGGTGAGTCCCAGGGAGGTGGAGGCCCGGGAGCTGGCCGGGCTCGGACGGGGGCTGCTGGTGGTGGTGGGCGAGCTGGACTCCACCCTGTCCCGGGCGGAGCTGGCCCAGGCCGTGGACGCCGCGGGGGGCACGCTGGAGGTCGTGGAAGGCGCCGGGGCCAATTTCCATCACGCCCTGCCCCAGGTGGGAAAAGCCGTGCGCGCCTGGCTGAAGCGGCTGTCGGGCAAATGACCTCGTGTCGTGTAACCTATTGATTTGACGAAGGTTCCTCATCCCGGAGGGAACTTGCCCGCTGGGAGGGGTATCAAACAGATTCGATCCAGACCCAATCGTTCCGCGGTTCGTTCGTATGGGTCGTCAAAGGAGCGCCCATGCCCATGAAGCGTTGGACCCTGGCAAGTGCGGTGCTGGCCCTGGTGATGGCGGCGGCCTGCGCGTCTCCCCCGGAGTCCGGGGGCGAGCAGGCGCGGGAAGCGCCCGCGGTGGACACCTCGCGGCGTGAGCTGGCCGAGGAGGTGCCCGGCGGCATCGTCGTGGATTTCAAGGACGGCACCTCCAAGGCCGAGTTC contains:
- a CDS encoding DUF4261 domain-containing protein, which encodes MGFLRRKSVDVDAPKPRRNVGLAMVTLDRARPIPEGALLAFLQDNWKDLPRPKEIRHEDDTLSFELDGAVVTLSLMRSPIPWGDLEGPARAAWHWPEATERLKAHLGHVLVAVLAPGLDRVSTMLLLTRVVAAVAATADASGVYWGEGPVVNAPEDFIEETRRTSRERLPLYLWLAFQLARNPDGSFTLCTSGMKSFELMELELVACRTKPAELVDRAFNFAHYLLDHGPVLKDGDTIGLSAQERFRVRHLPSVVEPSRTVYRIDV
- a CDS encoding HAD-IIB family hydrolase, with translation MASPRPLRDADLSRVEGVFTDVDGTLTTSHRMLSTTVRALERLADAGLKLVLVTGRPAGWAEAWARTLPVEGVVAENGGLFFLRGPAGRLRKVYAEFPRVRESNRRRLEAEVAAVLRQVPGARLSVDSAYTEVDLAVDYNEEARLGEQGAERIEALLRARGVTAVRSSVHINCWLGRFDKRSAVRRFLKLAWGLRLEPGDGRFVYAGDSFNDAPMFGEFALSVGVANVRRVLERIDTPPAFITRAEEGRGFEELARAILAQRARRAPRRGVGS
- a CDS encoding M4 family metallopeptidase codes for the protein MVRTRFLAAALLALPLAACEADNSQLPDGAQKFDEAADSLGDVQAALAALPSARVVGSHDDGLPFMIEGRLSGAQSLAAGSSLSNIAAVFRLQSSDLVTKSIRTDEQGNTHIRYSQTKNGLPVLGGELIVHQDIEGVIFAANGSARDGELAPAKARIDSSAAGIAALNATTGRHLEIEGAPRLAYVRSSKDNKLKLIYEVVVTGEGLDLPIRDHVYVSAQDGSIEGVATDIHSALNRAVYSANNGTSLPGTLKRSEGGATTGDSHVDENYGHLGTTYNCYKTNFNRDSYNNAGAQLKSTVHYSTNYTNAFWNGSQMVYGDSNGTDSAPLGKSLDVTVHELTHAVTSSESNLTYSKESGALNEGMSDIFSAYCEAWTKGWTVDAAVWKIGDDVWTPNIAGDALRYMNNPTQDGSSYDYYPERYTGTSDNGGVHWNSGIANLSFYLLSQGGTHPRGKTSTVVTGIGVQKAGAIFYKANVDLFTSSTTFAQAKTYTESAAATLYGSGSAEQAAVTKAWQAVGVGVAVASTPLSNGVAITGISGASGSEKHYYLDVPSGKAVTFTLSGGSGDADMYVKFGSQPTTSSYDCRPYKSGNSETCSFAAKTTSGRYNVMLRGYSSYSSTSLKGQY
- a CDS encoding class I SAM-dependent rRNA methyltransferase, producing the protein MNVVKLELAPGLGRHLRAGHPWVFRKALDKVPKIPPGSVVDLAENGKFVARGYFDPYSAIAVRVLTRNPRQNIDAAFFAQRVKQALAERRSLIDLTDTDSFRLIHGEGDGLPGVVLDLYGRYAVLKLYSAGLTPYRGLIVEALKAAVPELKGLIGRDEVGRDDAEDDEGRGSGRMLWGEKAPEVLEILERGAKFGVDAWRGQKTGFFLDQRENRFLIRRLAKGRDVLNCFCFSGGFSVNAALGGAKSVFSVDLDPDAVALARENFTRNGLPAEKYDFLAADVFKLLASFREEGRTFDLIILDPPAFAKSQKAVQAAIDGYASLNRQALGLLRPGGLLATASCSARVGPEAFLGAVKEAAFKAGVDLAMVEERYQPPDHPIRLQFPEGRYLKFYVMASV
- a CDS encoding HEPN domain-containing protein, giving the protein MERKAWENLAAARVLLDVEEPCPNAAASRAYYAAYHACWHAMNEVGIPTPEVRSGVYYFLHEPLPYEARRTGVLDDWTSQELFDLRELRIAADYLEEDVTVEDAWEALKAATVIVRHVLGEEPTW
- a CDS encoding alpha/beta hydrolase, whose translation is MVLKGQFLERPTLIPLGSEVMEGMAHRGDERPPLLVLPPRPEDGGGMDHVIGAELAFAASSAGHPTLRFNYRGVGGSQGTRGSGEALVQDAGAALEVALENAHAPAVAVAALHGSARVALALRAHHPEVAGLCLVSPREVEARELAGLGRGLLVVVGELDSTLSRAELAQAVDAAGGTLEVVEGAGANFHHALPQVGKAVRAWLKRLSGK
- a CDS encoding type III secretion system chaperone; translated protein: MTRDEAQRLVQAFMKSLGQPSEGLNPQGFGGAVLGDAQLYFEYHSDTQALEASALVYKFRDPPKPGVLEGFRAEEKSGTDTGGGAVDYEPENKSLFLSRTYSTVPQDAAFKEDMRRLTQASLVWGDEVLDRVASRVFKH